GGCATGCAGATGCGATTGGGGATTTCCATGGTGCCAATCTGCACCGGCGTGAAGAGGATATCTTCAGCAGTATCTGTTTCCGTAAGGCACTGGGAGGCTTTGGGCGCGGGCCCGCTGGATTCGAAGAGGCTTGCGAACTCGGCGGCCACCGGCTCCAGCAGGCCACTGTTTTCCAGCGCGCGCCGCAGGGGTTCGGGCTCCTGCAGGAAGTCCTGCATGAAGACGACTTCCGAGGCCTTCAGATACTTGTGAAACGGGTCTTTGAGGGTGGAGCCGAAGAGCTCTTCGATGATGGCCACCACGCTGGGACGATCCATGAGGGGCAGCAGGCGACGCGCCCGTTCCAGCAGTTTGGAGACATAGAAGAGGATGGTGTCATCCACACCGCTGATGCGGGTGCGGTGGCCGGGGTAAATCTCCTTACCCCGCAGTGTCGCCAGTTTGCCGATGGTTTCGCTGTAGGCATGGTAGTTGTGGAAACGCCCTCCACTTTCCAGATCCACGTCCAGCAGGGGTGACTGGAAGATTCCCTGGAGGAGGGTATCGCCGGTGACAGCCCAGTCGCTTCCCACATACACCAGGTCACTCTGGGAGTGTCCCGGACAGGGGAGAACCTCGAACCCCAGACGCGCGGGCAGATCCGATTCCTCGAGAATACGGTACTCCTCAGGCACCCGGGGGAAAATGGTTCCCTCATCCATGGAGTCCCGGAACTGCTTCACATAGGCAGGGCTGAAACCCAGACTGCCCAGCAGGTCTCCCAGGCCATCCAGCCACTCGCCGTGGCGGGTAATCTTAAGGCTGTCGCGATAGGGGAGCCATATCTGGGCGGGACTGTTCTCCTGCAGCCACGAGGCCAGGCCGTAGTGGTCGATATGGCAGTGGGTAATGATCACATGGCGCAGGCGCTCCAGATCCATATGTTCCTGGAAGTAGCGCTGAGCTGCCGGAGTAGGGGGACCGCTGTCGAAGAGAATGATCTCGCCATCGGTTTCCATACTGTAGCAGTGCACCTCACCGGCAATGTAGGGTGTGTCTATGGAGTGTTGTTGCATGGGTTTGTCCTTCCAGACGTAATGCTCTTTCTGCCCGGCAGCAGGGAAAGAAAAAGGACACCCGTTGCCGGGTGTCCTGCCGGAGTCGTTGCGGCTCAGAAGATATACTTTTCCTGTTCAATGGCAGTTGCCGCCAGGGCACGCTTGGCCTGCAGCAACCCGGTAGCGTCGTACTTGGCAAAGCGTCGGATACCGGAAAGGATCATGGTCAGCGTATCACCCTCCTCCGCATAGAAGGCACCGCGCTGCGCGGCTGCTCCCGCTGCTTCACAGGCGCTGAAGGCGCAGATCTTCAGGGTTGCCGCCATCAGTTCCTTCTTCTGGGCGCTGATCTGGCTGGACTGGGCCTTCTCCACCCGCTTCAGTACGCTCTCCAGAGCGAAAATCTGAATGCAGAGGTCGGCGGCGGCCAGCAGAATCTCCTGCTCATCCTGAAGCTTGTCCATGTACTTCTGTACCGCCGCACCGGAGAGGATCAGGAAGAGGTTTTTCAGGTTCTTCACCAGCTGCTTCTCACGGGCAAAGGGGTCATTTTCGTCAAGCTCTTCGAAGGAAGGAGTCATCAGCTGTTCAAAGGCTTTCATGGCTTCACTCTGCAGGGGAAGCTCTCCCTTCATGGCCTTGCGCAGGATCATGCCGGGAACCAGCAGACGGTTGATTTCGTTGGTTCCTTCAAAGATCCGGTTAATGCGCTCATCTCGGTAAAAACGCTCTGCCGGATATTCACTGACAAACCCGTAACCACCGTGAATCTGCAGCACTTCGTCGACGGTTCGCGCCAGCACCTCGCTGCAGAAGACCTTGGCGATACCGCATTCGGGAGCATACTCCTCAATGCCCTTCTGATACTCTTCGTAATAATTGTCAATGCCCTTCTCAATGGTGGCCAGCTTGTTATCCAGCAGGCCGGCCAGACGATAGATCAGGCTTTCGGCGGCGAAGATATCAGCGGTCATATTGGCAATCTTTTCGCTGATGGCACCAAAGGAGCTGATGGGCCTGCCGAACTGCTTGCGCTCATTGGCATACTTGATGCCCTCCTGCAAAGCCATCTTGGCCGCGCCGCTCACGGCGGCACCCAGCTTGAAGCGGCCCACATTGAGGACGTTAAAGGCAATTTTATGGCCCTTGCCGATCTCTCCCAGCAGGTTTTCCACGGGGATCCTGCAGTTATTGAGAATAACCTGGGTGGTGGAAGAGCCCTTGATGCCGAGTTTCTTCTCCTCGGCGCCAATCTCCAGCCCTTCAAAATCCTTTTCCACCAGGAACGCGGTGAAGTGCTCCTTGTCGATCTTGGCGAAGACCGTAAAGAGCTGGGCAAAACCGCCATTGGTGATGAACTGTTTGGTGCCGTTGAGGATGTAGTACTTGCCATCCTCGGACAGCACGGCCGTGGCCTGAGCGCCCAGGGCGTCGGAACCGGAACCAGGCTCGGTCAGGCAGTAGGCGGACATCCACTCGCCGGTGATGATTCGGGACAGGTAGCGCTCTTTCTGCTCCGCTGTGCCATAGTAGATGAGGGGCAGCGTGCCGATGCCGGTATGGGCGGCAAAGGCCACCGAAAAGCTGCCGGCGGGAGCAATTTTCTCCGCCACCAGCATGCTGGTGGCCTTGTCCAGCTCCAGTCCGCCCTCTTCCTCGGAGGCGTCGGTCATCAGGAGGCCAAGCTCACCAGCTTTGCCCATCAGCTCCACGACCAGATCAAAGTTCTGCTGTTCGATCTCGTCAATATGGGGAATGACATCGTTGGTGACAAACTGCTGCGTGGTATCGGCAATCTGTCGCTGCTCATCGGTAAAGTCTTCGGGAGTAAAGATATCTGCGGGATCCATCTCGGTGATCAGGTATTCGCCGCCTTTGAAAATTCGTGCCATGTCAACCTCGCCATTGTGTGATTTTCAGAAAGACACCTGCAGTGGTGCCAGAATCCAGCGTGTCAGTCAGCTGCCTACAGGCGCTCAAAGATACCTGCTGCGCCCATGCCGCCGCCAATACACATGGAAACCATGCCGAAGCGTTCCTTGCGGCGTCCCATTTCGGCCAGCAGTGTGGCGGTGAGCTTGGCGCCGGAACAGCCCAGGGGATGGCCCAGGGCAATGGCTCCACCATTGACGTTGATGATGTCCGGGTTCAGTCCGAGTTCGCGCACCACGGCCAGCGACTGGGCGGCAAAGGCCTCGTTGAGCTCAATGAGCCCCAGGTCGCTCTGTTTCAGGCCGGCCATTGCCAGGGCAGCGGGAATGGCCGCCACGGGGCCGATTCCCATGATCTCCGGTGCCACTCCCCGTACGACAAAACTGACATAACGGGCAATGGGGTCCTTGGATATCTTCTTCAGGTACGCTTCGGAAACCACCAGGGCCACAGCGGCCCCATCGGTCATCTGCGAAGAGTTGCCGGCGGTAACCGATCCTCCCATGCGGAAGACGGGCTTCAGCTTTGCCAGGCCCTCCAGGGTAGTATCCGCCCGCACACCATCGTCAACACTGACCACTTCCTTCTTTCTCTGCACCTTGCTGCCAGCCAGGCTCACCTGCTCCACTTCCACGGGCAGAATCTCATCCGTGAAGCGCCCGGAGGCGATGGCATCGGCGGCCTTTCGATGGCTGGCCACCGCAAAGGCGTCCTGGTCTTCGCGGCCGATGTTGAACTGCTCGGCTACTTTCTCTGCGGTTATGCCCATGGAGGCGTAGGCTTCGGGCCAGTTGCTCACCAGATCGGGGTTGGCGCTGTACTTGTTTCCGCCCATGGGAACCATGGTCATGGACTCGGCACCGCCGGCGATAATGCAGTCACCAAAGCCGGCCATGATGCGCTCCGCTGCCTGAGCAATGGTCTGCAGGCCCGAAGAACAGAAACGGTTCACCGTCTGACCAGGCACCTGGTAGGGCAGCCCCGCCTTCATGGCAGCCACACGGGCAAAGTTCATGCCCTGTTCGCCCTCGGGAAAGGCGCAGCCGAGGATAATATCTTCCACATCGTTTCCATCAATACCCGTGCGCTCCACCAGCCCTTTGATAGCGGCGGCGGCCAGATCGTCGGGGCGCATGTCCTTGAACATGCCTTTTTTCGCGCGGCAGCCGGGAGTCCGGTAGGCCGCCAGTATGTATGCTGTCTTCATGTATCCCTCCTCATCAGTTGCGTAATGGCTTGCCTTTTTTCAACATGTGCTGAACACGTTCCACCGTCTTTTTATTGCCGCAGAGCTTCAGGAAGCCTTCACGCTCCAGATCCAGCAGATACTGTTCGCTGATGGGTGTTCCCGCAGGCACATCACCACCGCAGATGACATCGGCAATCACACTGCCCATGACGGCTTCGTATTCTGTGGCAAACCCACCCTGAGCCATATTCCACAGCTGGCTCTTGATGCTGGCGGCAACACTGCGGCCAGGCGCGGGGATATTCTCCAGTGGTTTAGCGGGACGGTAGGTGCGGGCCAGGCTCTGAACCTTGCTCTTGGCATCGGCCACCAGACGATCGATGTTCATGGAGATGGAGTCGCCCTGGCGCAGGTACCCCATGCCAAAAGCCTCTGCGGCTCCCATGGAAACTTTGGCCATGCCGATATTCTGGAAATTCTTGAAGATGAAGGGGGAGACATCCGTATCAAACTGCTGGGCCAGGCTTACAGCCCGCAGACACATCTCCTTGGTGCCGCCACCGGCGGGCAGCAGGCCGACACCCACTTCCACCAGGCCCATGTAGGTTTCGGCGTGGGCGTTTATGGCGTCGCCATGGAGGGCGAATTCACAGCCACCGCCCAGCGTCATCCCAAAGGGCGCCACCACCACGGGAACCCGCGAGTACTTGACGGCCATGGTGGCCTGCTGGAAGGCCTTGACGACCATGGCGACGTCATCGTAGGCACCTTCGGCCAGCGCCACGGCCAGCATCATCAGGTTGGCACCGACCGAGAAGTTGGCACCCTGGTTGGTGATCACTAGGCCAACCCCTTCGCTCTCAGCCCGTTTGATGGCCTTGTGGGTCATGGAGAGAATATCACCGCTGAGGGCATTCATCTTGGAGTGGAACTCAAAGGCGAACACGCCATCACCCAGATCCACGATGGAGCAGTTGCTGTTCTTCTCCACCACCGCTCCGGCCCGTCGCAGGATATCAAAGTGGATATGCTCTGGGTCCATGGGAACTTCGCGGTACTGTCCGCTCTGGATGTCGTAGTAGAGGCGGGTGGCGCCTTCAAACCGGTAGAAGCTTTCGATCTTCTCCAGGGCAGCCGGCACGGCGACTCCGTCGGCCTTGGCCCGCTTGACAAATTCTGCCACGCCGATGGCGTCAAACATCTCAAAGGGACCGATCTCCCAGTTGAAGCCCCAGCGCATGGCATTGTCCACGTTGACAATATCATCGGCGATTTCAGGAATGCGGTTGAAGGTGTAGATCAGCGTGTCGCGCATGCTCTTCCAGGCGAACTCGGCGCCCTTATCACTGCCGTTGACCACCATTTTGAGGCGCTGCGCCGGGTCGTCAACCTGCTTGACCGCATCCACGGAACCAAAGCGGGGGCGCTCGGAGGGCTTGTATTCGCCACTGATGTAGTCATAGTAGAAGACCTTTGAACCGCCCTCTCCCTTTTCCTTGCGGTAGAAACCACCCTTGGTCTTGTTGCCCAGCAGCCCCTTGTCGATCATGGCGCGCAGGAAATCGGGCACCTGGAAGACATCCCGCTCTTCGTCATTCACCAGTACGTCATAGGAGTTGGAACCCACATGGGCCAGGGTGTCATTACCCACCAAATCAGCAGTACGGAATGCGGCACTTTTGGGCCGGGCGGTGGCGGTTCCGGCGACGGCGTCTACCTCTTCCACGCTCATGCCCATGTCCAGCATGTGACGCATGGATTTAAAGATGGCGTACACGCCAATGCGGTTGGCGATAAAATTCGGAGTATCCTTAGCCGAGACAATGCCCTTGCCGAGGCTCTTGCCCAGGAAAGTTGACATTGAGCTCAGCAGCTCGGGGTCCGTATCACTGCAGCCCACAATTTCCAGCAGGCGCATGTAACGGGGTGGGTTGAAGAAGTGGGTCACCAGGAAATTCCGGCGCACTTCCATGGGCAGTACACTGGCCAGCTCGTTGACGGAGAGGCCGCTGGTG
This portion of the Desulfurispirillum indicum S5 genome encodes:
- a CDS encoding acyl-CoA dehydrogenase family protein, translating into MARIFKGGEYLITEMDPADIFTPEDFTDEQRQIADTTQQFVTNDVIPHIDEIEQQNFDLVVELMGKAGELGLLMTDASEEEGGLELDKATSMLVAEKIAPAGSFSVAFAAHTGIGTLPLIYYGTAEQKERYLSRIITGEWMSAYCLTEPGSGSDALGAQATAVLSEDGKYYILNGTKQFITNGGFAQLFTVFAKIDKEHFTAFLVEKDFEGLEIGAEEKKLGIKGSSTTQVILNNCRIPVENLLGEIGKGHKIAFNVLNVGRFKLGAAVSGAAKMALQEGIKYANERKQFGRPISSFGAISEKIANMTADIFAAESLIYRLAGLLDNKLATIEKGIDNYYEEYQKGIEEYAPECGIAKVFCSEVLARTVDEVLQIHGGYGFVSEYPAERFYRDERINRIFEGTNEINRLLVPGMILRKAMKGELPLQSEAMKAFEQLMTPSFEELDENDPFAREKQLVKNLKNLFLILSGAAVQKYMDKLQDEQEILLAAADLCIQIFALESVLKRVEKAQSSQISAQKKELMAATLKICAFSACEAAGAAAQRGAFYAEEGDTLTMILSGIRRFAKYDATGLLQAKRALAATAIEQEKYIF
- a CDS encoding acetyl-CoA C-acyltransferase; amino-acid sequence: MKTAYILAAYRTPGCRAKKGMFKDMRPDDLAAAAIKGLVERTGIDGNDVEDIILGCAFPEGEQGMNFARVAAMKAGLPYQVPGQTVNRFCSSGLQTIAQAAERIMAGFGDCIIAGGAESMTMVPMGGNKYSANPDLVSNWPEAYASMGITAEKVAEQFNIGREDQDAFAVASHRKAADAIASGRFTDEILPVEVEQVSLAGSKVQRKKEVVSVDDGVRADTTLEGLAKLKPVFRMGGSVTAGNSSQMTDGAAVALVVSEAYLKKISKDPIARYVSFVVRGVAPEIMGIGPVAAIPAALAMAGLKQSDLGLIELNEAFAAQSLAVVRELGLNPDIINVNGGAIALGHPLGCSGAKLTATLLAEMGRRKERFGMVSMCIGGGMGAAGIFERL
- a CDS encoding 3-hydroxyacyl-CoA dehydrogenase/enoyl-CoA hydratase family protein, whose protein sequence is MRQIRRVAVLGSGVMGATIAAHLVNGGFDVLLLDIAPREASEAEKASGLSVESATVRNRIVRGGYEGLLKMKPAPFYLKEDARRIETGNFEDDMGRLRECDWVIEVIIENMAIKKQFFTEKVVPNLSAGAILSTNTSGLSVNELASVLPMEVRRNFLVTHFFNPPRYMRLLEIVGCSDTDPELLSSMSTFLGKSLGKGIVSAKDTPNFIANRIGVYAIFKSMRHMLDMGMSVEEVDAVAGTATARPKSAAFRTADLVGNDTLAHVGSNSYDVLVNDEERDVFQVPDFLRAMIDKGLLGNKTKGGFYRKEKGEGGSKVFYYDYISGEYKPSERPRFGSVDAVKQVDDPAQRLKMVVNGSDKGAEFAWKSMRDTLIYTFNRIPEIADDIVNVDNAMRWGFNWEIGPFEMFDAIGVAEFVKRAKADGVAVPAALEKIESFYRFEGATRLYYDIQSGQYREVPMDPEHIHFDILRRAGAVVEKNSNCSIVDLGDGVFAFEFHSKMNALSGDILSMTHKAIKRAESEGVGLVITNQGANFSVGANLMMLAVALAEGAYDDVAMVVKAFQQATMAVKYSRVPVVVAPFGMTLGGGCEFALHGDAINAHAETYMGLVEVGVGLLPAGGGTKEMCLRAVSLAQQFDTDVSPFIFKNFQNIGMAKVSMGAAEAFGMGYLRQGDSISMNIDRLVADAKSKVQSLARTYRPAKPLENIPAPGRSVAASIKSQLWNMAQGGFATEYEAVMGSVIADVICGGDVPAGTPISEQYLLDLEREGFLKLCGNKKTVERVQHMLKKGKPLRN